ACTGGAATACCGCCCCGGAAAACTCATCGTCAACGTCTATAAGCGTCCCCAATACGCCGTGACGGATGAAAGCGAATCTTCCGCCGGCATCCTCTCCGCGCCGCTGCCCGATCATCCCGTTGCCCGATGCAAAGCCGATGTGGGACTGATCGCCCATCTGATCGTCAGCAAGTTCGCCGATCATCTGCCCCTGTACCGTCAGGACGGCATTTTTGAGCGGGAAGGAGTGACGATTCCCCGAGCAACCCAGGCCAGTTGGCTGATGCAGACCTATGAGAGCATTTCAGTGCTGGAAAAGCCCTTCAGACAGGCTGTCATTGGAGAGGTGGACATTCTGTTCACCGACGACACGACCATCCCCCTGCAAGTCAAGGGAAACGGAAAGCTCAAAAAGGCCAGGCTGTGGGTCTATGTGCGGGGCGGGACAGATCCCCCGCTTGTGGCCTATGATTTCTCCATTGATCGCAGTAAGCGGCGACCGATTGATTATCTTGAAGGTTATCGAGGCTATGTCCATGCCGACGCCTATAGCGGTTACGATGAACTCTTTCGTAAAGCGGGGATCATCGAGGTCGGTTGCTGGGCTCATGCGCGGCGGAAGTTTGACGAAGCGGTTTCTTCGCGACCCCTGGAGGCGACGGACATCCTGGCCCGCATCGCAAGGCTCTATCATGAGGTGGAGACCACCAGCGCTCGTATGACCCCGGAAGAGCGGCGGCGCTATCGTCAGGAGCGTTCCGCACCGATTCTTGAGGGGATCTTCGCGAAGATTGAAGGGCTGAGGCCGCAGACGATTCCATCGGAACCCCTCCGCAAGGCTGTGGACTATGCCCTGAATCAACGCCAGGCCTTGTGTCGCTATCTGGAAGATGGACGGCTCCGGCCTGACAACAACCTGGCGGAGAACGCCATGCGTCCCGTAGCCCTGGGTCGCAAGAACTGGCTTTTCGTCGGCAGTGAACGTGGCGGCCGGGCGG
This genomic interval from Syntrophus gentianae contains the following:
- the tnpC gene encoding IS66 family transposase translates to MVSTLPQALELLAQKDAQILELTAQKDAQIGQLSRKIESLQRQLTTLQHQMEQMLRRLYGRKSERLNPNQLMFDSIVIQSLEQTGKDQQPETPVEQEVKTKTRKASQHHGRIPIPEHLERVEIILDIPEEQKICPETGKPLKVINIEVSEKLEYRPGKLIVNVYKRPQYAVTDESESSAGILSAPLPDHPVARCKADVGLIAHLIVSKFADHLPLYRQDGIFEREGVTIPRATQASWLMQTYESISVLEKPFRQAVIGEVDILFTDDTTIPLQVKGNGKLKKARLWVYVRGGTDPPLVAYDFSIDRSKRRPIDYLEGYRGYVHADAYSGYDELFRKAGIIEVGCWAHARRKFDEAVSSRPLEATDILARIARLYHEVETTSARMTPEERRRYRQERSAPILEGIFAKIEGLRPQTIPSEPLRKAVDYALNQRQALCRYLEDGRLRPDNNLAENAMRPVALGRKNWLFVGSERGGRAAALFMSLIQSCKNCDVNPWEYFDDMLRRIMSHPVSRLRELLPDQWKPLPKDERGLLLPAKA